The following nucleotide sequence is from Halorussus caseinilyticus.
CAGTTCAAACAGTATCGTTGATTTATTTCAGTAACCGGAATAGCACTCCGGCGTGAGAAACATGAAACGGCGTCAGTTCGGCGCGATGCTCGCAGCCGCGACGTTCTCGCTCGGTGGGGTCGGGAGCGCGGCGGCCGACGCATCCGCACAGGAAACCGACCCGCTACAGATAGCAGACGTATCCGTCAGTCTCGGCGGCATCACCGCCTCTATCGGCCGCGCTACCTTCGCCTTCGACGAGGGCACGATGCTCCTCCGAGCGACCGACTGGTCGACGGAGGTCGCTGGAGAACCGATGTCGATAGGTGAAGCGCGCGTCGCCGTGGACGGCGCGGACGCCGAGACGTTTGCGACGGTTCGGGCGGCGATGGTCGAAGCGTTCGAGAGTCGCTCGGCATCGTCGCTGGTCTCGGCGCTCGCGGACGCGAACGTCAGCGAGGACGCTGGCGTTCGGACGTTCCTCGGGTCGGTCGAGACCGGCGGCCAACTCGTCGCCGACGAGATAGCGGCCACCGGAACCGTGGGAAGCGTCGTTCCCTCGGGAAGCGGCGAGTTGTTGCAAGACGGCGCGTCGCTGTCGGAGGTCACTGCCCTCGGCGCGTCGGAGTGGAGCAGACTGACCATCCAACTCGGCGACACCGAACTGGCCGCCAACGACGTAGTGATGCAACGCGACGGCACGGCGCTAGCACTCAGTTCGTCCGGCGGGAGCGCGACCCTCTCGGGCCGAACATTCGACTTCGAGGAGATGGCGATGACCGTCGCGCCGCCCGAGACGATACCCGCGGCCCACGTCGAGTTCGCTTCCCGACTCCGCGAGTTGGCCGACGAAGGGTCGTTGAGTCTGTCGTCGGTGCAGTCGGCCGCCGAGGATTCGGGAGTCACGGTCGCCAACACGACCGAGGCGGTCCGGAACGCCCGGTTCGACCTGTCGTTCGCCAACGTCTCGGAGGGCGGCCGGACCGTCGTCTCGAACTTCGAGACCAGCGGAACGCTCGCGGAGTTGATGACGGTCCTCGGCCAGCGAGTCTGAGCGGACGAAGGTCTGGACGACGCTCTTCTTTCGGTCGGCCCGAACTCGCGGCTTAGCTCCCTTCGAGACGGTTCAGCACCGCGTCGGGTTCGTAGCGAAGCGAGAGTTGCCGCGAACGCCCGCGACCCTCGACGTTGGTGTACGTCGCGTCGATGATGTCGAGTTGGTCGAGTTTGTTAATAATCTCCGAGTAGCGAGTGTAGCCCAGTCCGGTCTGGTCGTGGAAGGCGTCGTACACGTCGCCCGCGCGTTCGCCGTCGTGTTGGGCGATGACTTCGAGCAGTTCGATTTCGCTGTCCGAGAGGGCCTGAAGGCTGTGGCTGAGGTGGACGTACTTCGACTTCTCGTAGGCTTCCTCCACGTCTTGGAGGCTGACGGTCCGACTCGCGCGCATCTCGGCGTTGAGACCCGCGCGCCGGAGCAGGTCGATGCCGACCCGCAAATCCCCGCTCTCGGCGGTGAGTTCGGCCACCTCGTCTAGGACTTCGGTCGAGACGACGCCCTCGTGGAAACCGCGCTCGACACGTTCGCGGAGGATGTCGGCGATTTCCTCGCGGTCGTACACCGGGAAGTACACCTCTTCGGGGCGGAAGACGCTCTGGACGCGGCCGTCCAAGTCCTCGATGACATCGAGGTTCAGGTCCGAGGAGACGACGATAACGCCGATTTTCGCGCCCGAATGGGCCTCGTGCGCCCGGAGGAGCGAGTAGAGGGTGTCGGAGGCCTCGCCCTCGTAGAAGAGGTAGTTCACGTCGTCGAGCGCGACCACGAGTACTTCGTCCTCTTCGACCAGTTTCTCGGTAATCTGGCGGAAGAGCTTCTTGAACGAGATGCCCGACGACGGGGGTTCGTACTCGAAGATACCCTCGAAGATGCGGGAGAACACCGAGTAGCGCGTCGAATCGACCTGACAGTTGACGCGGACGGTCCGCACGTCGGTTTGGGCACCCAACTCGCCGAACACCTTCTGGACGGCGGTGGTCTTGCCGGTGCCGGGCGGACCGCGGGCGATGACGTTCAGCGGGCGGGAACCGCGGGCGGCGGGGCGGAGCGCGTACTTGAGGCTCCGCATCTCGCTCTCGCGGTGGGCGAACGTCTCCGGAACGTAGTCGATTTCGAATACGTGTTCGTTCCGGAACACGGATTCGTCCCACGAGAGCATCCCCTCTTCGGGGTCGTCTGCCATCACTTTCACCTCGCTGTCCCAGCTACTTAACCTTTCGGCGGACGAAAATACTAAAGCAGAGAGGGGTCTACGAAGGGGATTCGGGGCCTCTCGGCGCGCCCGCCGTGACTTCGGCCGGAGGGGTGTCAACCGGGGGACTTCTCGGACGACGGGAGGGTCCGCGGTCGGCCCGTCGGCGCTCGGTGGACCGGTCGGCCCGGCGCGTGCTGGCGCGCGCAGAACCGCGCGCGCCAACCGCGCGAGGTCGTCCGAAGCGAAGCGACGGACGGCTCGGCAGAGCTTGCTCTGCCGGTGGGCGAACGACCGCAGGGAGCGAGCGAGTCGGTTGGGGAGGGTGCGGTTGCGGTTCTCATCGGTTCAAGCCCGAAGTCGGCTCTTCGTCCCGTTCATCCTCGACAGTCGCGGTGCCGTGCGGAGTAGTCACGATGCGGTCGCAGTGGGGCCGTCCGCGACCGAGAAGAGACCGCCAGCAGAGCAATAAAAATCCACCTCTAACAAACAATACCCTATCTGTAAGCAACCCATACAAGTTTTTACCGAATAGAAAACACCCTCGCTCAGAACTTCTCCAGCAACCTGTCGTAGAACTGCCCGTCCGAGTCGCCCGCCAGTTTCTCCACGATGAGTTCCGGCGTCGAGCGCGCGAGGTGGTTCTTCACCGGCGAGCGGTTCACGACGAGTTCGCCGTCCTCCAGACCTTTCGCCTCGATGCCGTCCACCGGCACGTCGTAGTCGGCCATCTCCCGAATCTCGGCGGCGAGGTGCGAGACGAACACGCCGGTCACGTCCCGGCCGCGCAACTCTTCGAGGATGCCCGCGATAATCTTGGCGCTCGCACCGGGTTCGGTGATGCTCTCCAGTTCGTCCACGAGGACGAGGCGGTCCGCACCGCCGCCCGAACCGTCCGTGTGGCTCGCCGTCCGCTCGCCGCCCGTCGCCAGTCCCGCGAACTCCCGTAGCGTGGACTCGAAGGCTCCCGCGTCCAGCGTCCCCTGCGTCTTGGCGTGGTAGTGGAGTTCGCCGAAGCGTTCGACGCTGGCGTCCTCGGCGGGCACCGGCAGGCCCATGTGGGCCAGAATAGTCACGAGCGCGACCAAATCCAGCGTCGAGGTCTTCCCGCCGCTGTTGACGCCCGAGAGGAGCGCCACGCCCGACACGTCGTAATCGACCGGTTCCACGTCCGCGAAGTCAACGTCGAGGAGTGGCGAGCGCCCGCCCTCGATTTCGAACCCCGACGCTTCCGCGCCGTCACTCCCGAACTCCGGCATCACGCAGTCGAAGTCCTCGGCGAATCGCGCGACGGCCAACTCCACGTCCAACTCCAGCGCGGTCCGGACCAACTGCTCGGCGTCGGCCCGCCTGTCCGCGAGGTCCGCGGCGAGTTCGCGCTTCCGGCGGGTCGCCCGGCGGTCCTTCGCGGCCTGCAAGTCCTCGCGCAGTCGGTTGACGACTTCTTCGTCGCGCTCGACGGGGAACGCCGGTTCCTCTGGGAACGCCCGGCGAGCGACCGACGCCTCGCCCGAGTCGAGGTCCAGCGAATCGACGAGTTCCTCGCGGGCCTGTTCGACCGCAGTGGCGTACTCGTCGCTCAACTCCCGCGACAGCAGGGAATCGACGCCAGCGCCCTGTTCGACCAGCGAGAGCAGGTCCGACCCCTCGACGGTCACGTCGCGCTCCTCGATGGCGCTCCGGAGTTCGTCGTTGGCGACGCTCTCGGCCGTCGAGACGGCGGCGTCGAGGTCGTCGATGGCCCGCGCGAGGCGGTCCAACTCGTCGTCGCCGACCACGGTCCCGTCCGAGTCCACGCGTTCGAGCGTCGATTCGAGCGCGTCCAAGTCGAGCGGCGGGTCGATGCCCGCGGTGCGGTGGACTTCGGCGGCGGCGCGCAGGCAGTCGCGGTTCGCGGCGTAGAACGCCAGCACCCGCTCGGGGACGATTTCGGCGGGACGCTCCAGCGCGTCGGGTTCGACCCGCACGTCGCCGTCTACCGCCACGCCAGCGAACTCCTCGTCCAGCGCGACGACGGTCGAGTAGCCCCGAGCGAGGTCCGCGAGGTCACGAGTGTCTTCGACCACCTCGACGCTCAACTCGGGAATCGCCTGCTGTGCCTCAGTGTAGCGCTCGGCGTCGGTGGTCGCCAGACACCGGTCTCGGACCGACACGTCCCGCGGGTCGGCCAGCGGTTCCACGTCGGCCAGCGCCTCCAGCACCTCGTGTCCGGGGTCGCGGTCCGTCGCTCGCTCGGCGAACTCCCGAACTTCCTCGACGCGGGAGGCGACTCCGCTGGGATAGAGGGTTTCGAGGCGCTTCTCGCCGTAACTCGTGACCGTCCGGTCTTTCAGCAGGTCGAGCGCGTCCCGGTAGAGTTCCTCGGCGCGGTCGGTCGCCAGAAAGCCGCCGGGGTCGTCGTGGCGCTCCCGGATTGCCCCGCGCGCGATGGCCGCCGCCCGGCCCTCGGTGATGCCGGGCGCGCTGGCGAGTTCGGCCACGTCGCCCGTCCGGAGCGCGCGCTCGGGGTCGTCCAACTCCGAGAGCGCCGCCGCGGTCTTCGACCCGACGCCGGGTATCGCCTCTAACTCCATTCGGGGTGGAGTACCGACGCCTCGCTTAAAAATATTCGCGGGACGAGTCCCGTCGGCGACGGTGCCGCCGCGACACCTGCGCGACTGTGAAGTCGCTGGGACGCCGCGATTCGGTCCAGCGAGGTCGGTCGAGACCGTCGGCACTCCAGTACGAACTGCTATCTCGCGGTCCAGACGTGGCGGGACTGGTCAGCAACTGCAACAGCCGTCTTGGGACCAGTCGTCACAGCGGTAGCCGTCCCCGTAGTTGCAACACTGGCGTTCGAGGTAGACGCACCCGCTACCGTCGCAGGCGTAACTCGTGCAGTCGTGTTCGTAGTAGCAGTTCTGCACGCTCACGTCGTCGCTTCCGGCGGGAGACTCGACAGTGTACACCTCGTCGCCGGTCCGCACGGTGGCGTAGGCACGGCCGGTCTGCGGGCGCACGGCGAGTTCGACCGTCGCCCCGTCGAGCGCCGTCTCGGTCGTCACGTGAGCGACGGTCTCACCGTCGGCGTAGAACGGGTCGGCGCTCGCGTCCTCGAAGTCGAGTTCGGTGGCGTCGCCTCGGTCGAGGACGCCGCGGTCGGCGAGCTCGGCCAGCACGGAATCGGCGTGGCGAGCGGCGGCCCACCGCGCGCGAGTCGGCGAGTCGTACGCCGCGCTCGCCCGCTCCAGTTCCCGCGTCGGGACTTCTCGGGCGCTGGAGACGCCGGTCGCGCCGAACGCGAGGCCGGTCGCGCCGATGCTCTTCAACAGTCGTCGCCGAGTCGTGTCGCCTCTGTCGGAGGACATACGGAGCGTACGTACATCCGGTCGGATATAAATCTAGTTGGCTAGTTGAAACAAATGGCGGGAGTCGGCGCGGACGCCCGTAGGCGTCCGCGCACGCCGGGACTACTGGCCACGCGGTAGCTCCGACTCGTCCGTTTATTCACCAACACCGTCGAAGGTAGCTATCTTCCGCTGAAGAGACGAAATCGTCACATCTAGATGTCGTCCGAAAATCCTGTACTAACATGAGTACGCCACGGACTGAGAAAGCGTCTTCCGAGCCGCTAGCGGAGAACACCGTCCTCACGGACGTTCTCGGCCCGCACGCCAAGGTTAGCATCCTCGTCGCTCTCCTGAGCGAAAACGACCGTGACCTCGACCCCACGGACATCTCTCGACTCGCGGGCATCGACCGAAGCACGTTCTACGACCACATCGACGACCTCGTGGCGTACGGACTCGTCGAGAAGACCCGCACCGTCGGCAACAGCCAGATGTACCGAATCGACCGCGACAACCCCGCGGCCGAGGACCTCGCGCAGTTGGAGTGGGACCTGTTGGACTGCATCCCCGAGGAGTGACGAGTCGTCGCCCACGTCGCCGCGTTCAACGCGCTTTTCTCCCGCAGACTCCAACCATCGGGACATGGCTACTATCGAGGAGAAAGCGCGGGCGGTCCGCGAGGACCTCGCGGACCGCGAGGGGGTGCTGGTCGCGTTCTCGGGCGGCGTGGACTCGTCGGTCGTCGCGGCGCTGGCCCACGACGCACTCGGGGACGACGCCGTGGCCTGTACCGCCAAGAGCGAGACCCTGCCGGAGGCCGAACTGGACGACTCCAGACGGGTCGCCGACGAAATCGGCGTCCGCCACGAGGTCGTAGAGTTCTCGGAGTTGGACGACACCGACTTCGTGGTCAACGACGACGACCGGTGCTACCACTGCCGGACGATGCGCCTCGGCAAGATGTTCGAGACCGCCGAAGAACTCGGCATCCCGGTGGTCTGCGACGGGACCAACGCCAGTGACGCCGACGGCGGCCACCGGCCGGGTCTCCGAGCAGTCGAGGAGTTAGACGCCTACTCGCCACTTCTGGCCCACGACATCGACAAGGAGGAGGTCCGGGAGCTGGCCGACGCCTACGACCTCTCGGTCGCCGACAAGCCCTCGATGGCCTGTCTCTCGTCGCGGATTCCCACCGGACTCGAAGTCACCGAGTCGAAACTCTCGCGGGTCGAACGGGCCGAGGCGCTGGTCCGCCAGTGGGGATTCTCCCAGTTTCGGGTCCGCGACCACGACGGACTCGCCCGCATCGAAGTCGGTTCGGACGAACTCGACGCGGCGCTGAACCCCGACTTCGCGGCGGCGGCCCGCGAGCGACTGACCGAACTCGGCTTCGACCACGTAACGCTGGACCTCCACGGCTATCGGACCGGAAGCGTGAGTCCCGAAGGGGACGACGAACAAGCCGAAGAGACGGACGAACCCGTAGTCGAGAACGTCTTCGACTCCGAGTACCCGACCGCGGAGTAGCGACTTACTGCTCGTCAGTCGGCGCGTAGAAAGTGGCATGGGCGTTCGCACCCAGGGTGGCAGTTTGCTGGCACGCGAACTGCGGTATCGTAGCTGCTGGCACGCGAGCTATGTGGCAGGCGCGAACGCTACCTGATGTTGGTAGCCTTGGCCCTTAGTTATATGCCGATTACGCCGAGGGAAACGACACATTGTCCCCGACGACGAACGCGGACGGGGGTCAGTTCCCGGTCCACTTCAGGAGGAACAGGGTGGACTCGAACAGGGTAATCATCGTCAGCGTGACCAGAATCGGTGCCATCCCGGTCGGGTCCGGCGTGAACAGGAACGAGACGCCGAGGAACCCGCCCCAGAACAGCAGGCGACGGTCGGCGAGCCATCGGCGAGTCGTCAGCCCCATCATGATGGCGAGCATGATGAACAGCGGAATCTGGAACACGACCGCGAGATAGCCCATCAGCATCAGGATGAGGTTGAACGTCTTCGTCAGGCCGAACGCCAACTGTGCGGCCCCCTCGGTGTAGGAGATGAAGTAGGTGAACACCGCCGGGAGGACGAGGAAGAACGCGAACGCCACGCCGACGACTGCCAGCACGAGGCTGGTCGGCACCGCCGCGAGGTAGTACCGACGCTCGTGGGGGTAGAGACCCGGACGCATGAAGAGATACGTCTCGTAGACGAACACCGGAAGCGCGACGATGACCCCCGCGAGGCTGGCGACCTTGAGTTCGGTCAGCACCAGCGCCAGCGGGTGGTAGAGTCGCGGCCGCGCTTGGTCTCCGAGTTGGTCGAACGGGATGATGTTGTACCAGAGGAAGTTGATGACGCGCTCGGAGAACGGCAGGGCGACGGCCGTGACGAGGCCCGCGACGGCGATGACGACTGCCAGTCGCTTCACCATCTCCTCTATGTGGTCGGCCAGCGGCATCTCCTCGTCTTCCAGCGGCTCGTCCGGCGTCGGGGCCGGATTGCTCAGCGTTTCCGTCTCTCGTGACCCGCCGGTGTCCTCCGCGGGCGTGAGATTGCTGGCCGTCGCCTCCGATTCGTCAGCCATTCAGTCGGTCTAAGCGGTTCTGTCATTATAGGCTTTCTTCTCTTGGAAGGACGAGAAGATTGATAACTAAGACACGGCTACCCTTCCCAAAGAATGTCTGGGACTGGAAGTAGCGTCGTGGACGAGGATACCGCCCGCGCCGTCAACAGCGGCCGCGAGACTATCGGAGCGATGCTCTCGACGGCGCAGGAGCATCTCCAGAAGGTGTTCATCGTCTTCCTCGTCGGCTTCGTCGCCTCTTTCTACGCGCTTCGCTCTGCAGGGTGGCCGTTCCTCAAGAGCGTCACGAAAGCCCAGATGCCGCCGTCGCTGGCCGATTCGGTCGATATTATCGCCGTGACGCCGTTCGACGTTATCCTCTTGCAGGCGAAAATCGGGGCCATCGCGGGCGGCGTCATCGCGCTTCCGGTGTTGCTCTACTACTCCCGAGACTCCCTGCGCAAGCGGTCGTGGTATCCGGGCGCGCCGATTGCGCGGTGGAAAATCGCACTGCTCGTCCTGCTCGCACTCGGACTGTTCGTCGGCGGCATGCTGTACGGTTACGGCGTGTTCTTCCCGCTGATGTTCAAGTTCCTCGCCAACAACGCCATCACCGCCGGGTTCGAGACGCGCTACTCCATCGTCAAGTGGACGGAGTTCATCGCGTTCCTCTCGCTGTCGTTCGGTCTGGCCGCGGAACTCCCGCTGGCGATGAGCGGACTCGGCTACACCGGCATCGTCCCCTACGAGACGTTCCGGGACAAGTGGCGCTACGCCATCATGGGCATCTTCGTGTTCGGCGCGGTCGCCTCCCCGCCGGACCCGTTCACTCAGATTATGTGGGCGACCCCGCTCATCCTGCTGTACGCGTTCAGCCTCTATCTGACGAAAATCGTCGTGACGCTCAAGCGCGGGAGCGAGCGACTCAGTTTCGCTGGCGTGGTCCGGGACGACTGGATTCGGATTCTGGGCGTCCCCGCGCTGGCGTTCCTGCTCGTTCGGACGTTCTTCACCCGCGTCGGCGTGGCGTCGGTGAACGCCGAACTCCCCTCGAAGTACGCGCTCCCGACAATCGGTGAGGCGTTCGGGCTTCCGCGAACCGAGGCCATCCTCGTCGTCTCGGGTGCCGTCGCGCTAGTCACGTTCGTCGTCGCGTTCCTCTACTACCTCACGAAGGCGCTCGACGCGGCCGCGAGCGCCGCGCAAGCCGCGGGCGTCAGCGCGCCCGCGGCGGGCGCGCCGGGCGACATCGACCTCGAAAACCTCGACGCCGGTGGCGTCCGGGCGGCCCGCCCGAAGTCTTCGCGGACATGAGCGAAGACGAGGCCGTCGGCTACGCTGGCGAGGCGATGGAGAACGACGACGCCGAGAAAGCACAGGCCATCCTCGACCGGTACGACGAACTTCATCCGGACGACGAGGACGGCGAGGCCGAAGCAGACGCGGCGGAGGCGGCGGCCGGAGCGGGCGCGGAGGCCGCCGGTGGCGACGACGGCGAGGACCTGAACGAAGCGACGTTCCCCCGCGAACCCGACCGGCCGTCCGAGTCTTCGGGCAACGTCTTCGAGAGTACTGCGGCGGGCATGGCCGACGCGTTCACCGAAGACGAGACTACCGAGGAGGACATCGGCGGGTGGTTCTACGACCTCCGTTTCATCTTCGAGAGCCTCACGTCCAAGATGTTCCGCATCGTGGCGGTGTTCATGGCGGTTCTCGCGGGCGTGTTCATGTTCCTCTACCGTGGCGGTATCGGACTCATCCGCGAGGACTTCCTTTCGCGGCTTCCGGCCGAGGTCCGCCCCGAGATGGAGTCGGGCGAGACGGTGCTGAACATCGTGACGCTCCACCCCGTCGAGGCGCTGGTGTTCGAGGTCAAGATTGCGACCCTGCTCGGGGCCGTCGCGGTCCTGCCGCTAATCCTGTACTACGCGTGGCCCGCGATGAAAGAGCGCGGACTCGCCGCCGGGGACCGCCGCGTGTTCGGTCTCTGGTCGGGAACCATCGCAGTCGGTCTCGTCGCCGGGAGCGCGCTCGGCTACGCTATCGTCGCGCCGACAATCATCTCGTGGCTGGTCGGCGACGCGGTTCGGGCCGAGATGATAATCTCCTACCGGGTCAACAACTTCTTCTGGCTGGTGTTTTTCACCACGGCCGGAATCGGACTGCTGGCCGACGTGCCCCTCTCGATGTGGCTGTTCGAGCGGAGCGGACTCGTCTCGTTCGACGCGATGAAAGACCGCTGGCGCGAGGTGGTCATCGCCGTCTTCGCCGTCGCCGGACTGTTCACGCCCGACAGCCTCTACACGATGTTCCTCATCGCCATCCCGATTTCCCTCTCGTACCTCGTCGGATTGGGCGGCCTGTGGGTCATCACGCTCGGCGGGCGGCGGTAGACGCGACCGTTTTCGCTCGCTCTGGCACCGTTCCTGAAGACTTATTCCGACTCGCCGAACAGTTGCGTCTACGACATGTCGCGCTCCGCTCCTCCCGCCGCGGCCCTCGTCGCCCTCCTCGTAGCGTCGGCCGTCGTCCCCGCGCTGTCAGTCGGCGCGACTCCGCAGTCGGTCGCCCCGACTCCGGCGTCGGTCACCTCGCACCCGCAGAACGGCCCGCAGTCGCTGACCTGCGCGGTCGGAGTCGGGTCGGGACTCGCAACCGCCGAAGACCCAGACCGGAACGTCTCCGTCTCGACGTGGGTCGCGCCGGGGTCGGCCGACGACGAGTTGACGGACGCGAGCGCGATTGCGGACGCGACTTCGGCCGGTCGGGTGACGCCGCTTGACGGCGATGCGACCGTCGCACCAATCGACCTCGCGGTCCACCGAATCGACCTGAACGGGAGCGCGGTCGGTCTGCTCGACCGCCTCGGCGCGCAGGACCGGGGGTCGCCGACCGCGAACTTCCGGGCGCTCGTCCGCGAGGCGGGCGTCGAGTTCGAGTACTCGGGTCCGACCGCGTGCCCGCCGCGACTGGCGCTGAACGAGACGGTCGAACGCGGCGCGCTCCGGGTCGTCCCCGACCGGAGGGACGGCGCGCTCTTTCTGGTCGTGGACGTGGGCCGGGCGGCCTACTACGCGCTGGGGAGCGACACCGAACTCGCGCCCGACGACCGGTGGGACTACGGACATCACGCGGTCCGCCTCGGCCTTCGGAAATCCAGCGGTCTCGTCGCGGAGAACGTCACCGCGGAGGCCCACTACGATGTCGGCGAGACGCGGGCGCAGTTCGCGGCCGAGACCGAGGGTCTCGTCCGCCTGTCACCCGGCGCGAACGCGACGATTCGGGGCCGTGCGACCGTCGCGCCGGGCACCGAGATTCGGGTCCGACTCCGGCCGGTCGAAGCCCCGACCGGCGTCCTGAACGCGACGGCGACGGTGAACCGTTCGCGCGGGTTCGCGGCCCGATTCGACCTCTCGGGAGTCGGTGACGACGCGCTCTACGCCGCCCGGATGGTCGAGGCCGAACGCGACGAGGACTACCGCCGGACGACGCTCGTCGCCGTCGGGAACGCGACCGGCGGGACGCTCTTCGTCGGGACGCCCGAGAGCGAGGGTCTCCGCATCGACGACGTGAGCGCGGCGACGACGGACGGCGGGTTCGTCGTGGTCCGGAACGCCTCGGGCGGAATCGTCGGCGTCAGCGAGTTCTTCGGACCCGGCAGGCGCTTCCCGAAACCCGACCTCCGACCCCCGATTCGGAGCGACCAGAACGCCAGCGTGACCCTCTACCGCGACTCGAACGGGAATCGGACGTTCGACCCGGCCGACGAACCGTACCGCGCGAACGGGTCGGTCGTGCGCGGAATCGCGAACGTCACCATCGAGGGGTCGCCGCCGGAGGTGCCGACGACGCGGACGACCACGACGCTGGGGATGCCCGAGCGACGGACCGCGGCGGCGACCGAAACCCCGGAAGCGCCGACCCGAACCGCGGAGACGCCGACCAGCGCCACGGAGACGACGGACGGGGACACCACGGCTTCCACCACGAGGGTCCCCGGATTCGACTCGGCGGCCGCGGTTCTCGCGCTCCTCGCGTCGCTCGTCGCGCTTCGACGGCGGTAGGTCGGGTCTCGGGGAGCGCGTGCGAGGCGTTCGCGGGGGCGCGGCGTGTGCCGCGCCCCGCGAACGCTCAGCCAACTCGATACGGCTCAGGAAAATACGATTCGTTCTAAAAGCACGGAAATGGTTTCCGAAGACGCCGCGACGTATCGCTCCACCGAACTCTCGAACGATTTAACACACCGAGCGATAATATCGCAGTATGACCAAGATAAGCGTCGAAGTGCCCGACGAACTGCTAGACGACCTCGACGCCCACGTCGGCGAGGACGGCAAGTTCGTCAACCGGAGCGAGGCCATCCGCGCCTCGGTCCGGAAGATGCTGGACGTACTGGACGAAATCGACGAGCGCCACGGCCGACTCGAAGACGACTGACGATGACCGACTACCGAGACACCACGCCGCTCCCCACCGGCCGCGTCGCGCTGGTGGCGCTGTTCGTCACCGCGCTGGTGACGGCCCAACTCACGGCGTCGAAGCTACTGGGGTTCTCCATCCCCGTCTCGCTCCCGTTCACCGGCCGGATGCTCGTGATGCCCGGCGCGGCGCTGGCCTACGCGGTGACGTTCTTCGCCTCGGACTGCTACTCGGAACTCTATGGTCCCGACGAGGCCCACAAGGTGGTCAACGTCGGGTTCGCCATGAACTTCGTCCTGCTGGCGCTGGTCTACTCGACCATCGCCGCGCCCGCCGCGCCGTTCAGTGCGGTGGACCCCGCGACGTTCGAGAGCGTCCTCGGCGCGAGTCTCAACATCGTGGTGGCGAGTCTGCTGGCGTACCTCGTGAGCCAACACTGGGACGTGCGCGTCTTCCACGCCATCCGCGAGCGGACCGGCGGCGACCACCTCTGGGTCCGGAACGTCGGTTCGACGGCGACCAGCCAACTGCTCGACACCCTCATCTT
It contains:
- a CDS encoding DUF7282 domain-containing protein, with translation MSRSAPPAAALVALLVASAVVPALSVGATPQSVAPTPASVTSHPQNGPQSLTCAVGVGSGLATAEDPDRNVSVSTWVAPGSADDELTDASAIADATSAGRVTPLDGDATVAPIDLAVHRIDLNGSAVGLLDRLGAQDRGSPTANFRALVREAGVEFEYSGPTACPPRLALNETVERGALRVVPDRRDGALFLVVDVGRAAYYALGSDTELAPDDRWDYGHHAVRLGLRKSSGLVAENVTAEAHYDVGETRAQFAAETEGLVRLSPGANATIRGRATVAPGTEIRVRLRPVEAPTGVLNATATVNRSRGFAARFDLSGVGDDALYAARMVEAERDEDYRRTTLVAVGNATGGTLFVGTPESEGLRIDDVSAATTDGGFVVVRNASGGIVGVSEFFGPGRRFPKPDLRPPIRSDQNASVTLYRDSNGNRTFDPADEPYRANGSVVRGIANVTIEGSPPEVPTTRTTTTLGMPERRTAAATETPEAPTRTAETPTSATETTDGDTTASTTRVPGFDSAAAVLALLASLVALRRR
- a CDS encoding ribbon-helix-helix domain-containing protein is translated as MTKISVEVPDELLDDLDAHVGEDGKFVNRSEAIRASVRKMLDVLDEIDERHGRLEDD
- a CDS encoding queuosine precursor transporter, which gives rise to MTDYRDTTPLPTGRVALVALFVTALVTAQLTASKLLGFSIPVSLPFTGRMLVMPGAALAYAVTFFASDCYSELYGPDEAHKVVNVGFAMNFVLLALVYSTIAAPAAPFSAVDPATFESVLGASLNIVVASLLAYLVSQHWDVRVFHAIRERTGGDHLWVRNVGSTATSQLLDTLIFVTVGFAIMPALRGGDPQALNALLGLVVGQYVLKLLIALADTPFVYAVVGYLRSRGSAAPAPRSAD